The following proteins are encoded in a genomic region of Hymenobacter siberiensis:
- a CDS encoding SDR family NAD(P)-dependent oxidoreductase, translated as MKKLENKVVFITGGSSGLGRAAAVAAAEEGAKLVIADLPGSDHAAALAEVQAAGAEAVFIPLDVTDSANIQQAIAATVATFGRLDVALNNAGIGEGFFSFLETSEESFQRIINVNLTGVFTCMKYELAQFMAQGGGVIVNMSSLAGLKGAPGLSAYVASKHGVLGLTRVAAQEFARRNVRVNALCPYYIDTPLIKEVPEELRNQMISASPMRRLGRAEEVAKAFIYLASDDSSYTNGTQLVIDSGVIS; from the coding sequence ATGAAAAAACTCGAAAACAAGGTTGTCTTCATCACCGGCGGCTCCTCGGGCCTTGGCCGCGCCGCTGCTGTGGCCGCCGCTGAAGAAGGCGCGAAACTCGTCATCGCCGACCTGCCCGGCTCCGACCACGCCGCCGCGCTGGCTGAAGTGCAGGCGGCCGGGGCCGAAGCCGTTTTTATTCCGCTCGACGTGACCGATTCGGCCAACATTCAGCAGGCCATTGCCGCCACGGTAGCGACATTCGGCCGGCTCGATGTGGCGCTGAACAACGCGGGCATCGGCGAGGGGTTCTTCAGTTTTCTCGAAACTAGTGAGGAATCGTTTCAGCGCATCATCAACGTGAACCTGACCGGTGTGTTCACCTGCATGAAGTACGAGCTGGCGCAATTCATGGCGCAGGGCGGCGGCGTTATTGTGAACATGTCTTCGCTGGCCGGCCTCAAGGGCGCGCCGGGCCTGAGCGCCTACGTGGCTTCGAAGCACGGCGTGCTGGGCCTCACCCGCGTGGCGGCTCAGGAATTTGCCCGCCGCAACGTGCGCGTGAATGCCCTCTGCCCGTACTATATCGATACGCCGCTCATTAAGGAAGTCCCCGAGGAGTTGCGCAACCAGATGATTTCGGCCAGCCCCATGAGGCGCCTCGGGCGGGCTGAGGAAGTAGCCAAAGCCTTCATCTACCTGGCTTCGGATGATTCGAGCTATACCAACGGCACCCAGCTGGTGATTGACAGCGGCGTGATTTCGTGA
- a CDS encoding acyl-CoA dehydrogenase family protein, producing the protein MDFAPSPKTQDYLARVQDFMAEHIAPIEEQYHHDNLAANPGPDWQSWRVLPVIEELKTKAKAAGLWNLFLPDAAHGAGLSTLEYAPIAEETGRSFLAPTVFNCNAPDTGNMEVLHYFGSEAQKAEWLAPLLAGKIRSVFCMTEPDVASSDATNMQATIGAEGDELVLNGRKWWATGLGHPDAKLAIFMGLSNPEAAPHVRHSMVLVPLDTPGVNIRRMLPAFSDYDAPYGHGEVWFENVRVPRANLLRGLGEGFAIAQGRLGPGRIHHCMRCIGAAERALELLIKRGLSRTAFGKPLLHLGGNLERVADLRMAIDQARLLTLFAAWKIDNQGVKAAMSEISAIKVVAPNVLQRVVDEAIQMHGGAGVSHDVPLTALFTVARALRLADGPDEVHRTMVARVELAKYKAKRE; encoded by the coding sequence ATGGATTTCGCCCCTAGCCCTAAAACCCAGGACTACCTCGCCCGCGTGCAGGACTTCATGGCCGAGCACATCGCGCCCATCGAAGAGCAGTACCACCACGATAACCTCGCCGCCAACCCCGGCCCCGACTGGCAAAGCTGGCGGGTGCTGCCCGTCATCGAAGAGCTGAAAACGAAAGCCAAGGCCGCCGGCCTCTGGAATCTGTTCCTGCCCGATGCCGCGCACGGAGCCGGCCTCAGCACCCTCGAGTACGCGCCCATTGCCGAAGAAACCGGCCGCAGCTTCCTCGCGCCCACCGTGTTCAACTGCAACGCGCCCGATACCGGCAACATGGAGGTGCTGCACTACTTCGGCAGCGAGGCGCAGAAAGCCGAGTGGCTTGCGCCGCTGCTGGCCGGCAAAATCCGCTCCGTGTTCTGCATGACCGAGCCCGACGTGGCCTCGTCCGACGCCACCAACATGCAGGCCACCATCGGGGCCGAGGGCGACGAGCTGGTGCTCAATGGCCGCAAGTGGTGGGCCACTGGCCTGGGCCACCCCGATGCGAAGCTGGCCATTTTCATGGGCCTCTCAAACCCCGAAGCCGCGCCCCACGTCCGCCACAGCATGGTGCTGGTGCCGCTCGATACGCCCGGCGTGAACATCCGGCGCATGCTGCCCGCCTTCAGCGACTACGACGCGCCCTATGGCCACGGCGAAGTGTGGTTTGAGAATGTGCGCGTGCCCCGCGCCAACCTGCTGCGCGGCCTGGGCGAGGGCTTCGCCATCGCGCAGGGCCGCCTTGGGCCGGGCCGCATTCACCACTGCATGCGCTGCATCGGGGCGGCCGAGCGGGCGCTGGAACTGCTGATAAAACGGGGCCTCTCGCGCACGGCTTTCGGCAAGCCGCTGCTGCACCTGGGCGGCAACCTGGAGCGCGTGGCCGACCTGCGCATGGCTATCGACCAGGCCCGGCTATTGACTCTTTTTGCCGCCTGGAAAATTGACAATCAGGGCGTGAAAGCGGCCATGAGCGAGATTTCGGCCATTAAAGTAGTGGCCCCCAATGTGCTCCAACGCGTGGTAGACGAGGCCATCCAGATGCACGGCGGCGCGGGCGTGTCGCACGACGTGCCGCTGACGGCCCTCTTCACCGTGGCCCGCGCCCTGCGCCTGGCCGACGGGCCCGATGAGGTGCACCGCACCATGGTGGCCCGGGTGGAGCTGGCGAAGTATAAGGCGAAGCGGGAGTGA
- a CDS encoding phosphotransferase family protein, with the protein MTPNPAARLLDTAGPLRPGEELDATAVDGWLKQQRPDLRGLPRVTQYAGGASNWTYRLEYDNADLILRRPPAGTKAKSAHDMGREYRVQKALKPVFGYVPAMVAYCEDTSIIGVDFYVMERVAGIIPRKNLPRGLELPPATVRQLCLNVLDALIELHQVDYKAAGLAGLSSGTGYTQRQISGWSKRYTQARTWNVPSGQRIMQWLETHQPTQERICITHNDFRFDNVVLDADDPTRILGILDWELATLGDPLMDLGNLLAYWVQADDDFLAQATRRQPTHLPGMLTRQEVVAYYCEKTGFQPENWAFYEVYGLFRLSAIAQQIYYRYHHKQTRNPAFKNFWIFVHYLHWRCRRAMRGSR; encoded by the coding sequence ATGACTCCTAATCCCGCCGCCCGCCTCCTCGATACCGCTGGCCCACTGCGCCCCGGCGAGGAGCTGGACGCCACCGCCGTCGATGGCTGGCTGAAGCAGCAGCGCCCCGACCTGCGCGGGCTGCCGCGCGTGACGCAGTACGCCGGCGGGGCATCGAACTGGACCTACCGCCTCGAATACGACAACGCCGACCTTATCCTGCGCCGCCCACCAGCCGGAACCAAGGCCAAATCGGCCCACGACATGGGCCGCGAATACCGCGTGCAAAAGGCCCTGAAACCTGTTTTCGGCTACGTACCCGCAATGGTGGCTTACTGCGAGGACACCAGCATTATCGGCGTCGATTTCTATGTGATGGAGCGCGTGGCCGGCATCATCCCGCGCAAGAACCTGCCGCGGGGGCTCGAGCTGCCACCCGCCACCGTGCGTCAATTGTGTCTGAACGTGCTCGATGCGCTGATTGAGCTGCACCAGGTGGATTATAAGGCGGCCGGCCTGGCGGGGCTGAGCAGCGGCACCGGCTACACCCAGCGCCAGATTTCGGGCTGGAGCAAGCGCTACACCCAGGCCCGCACCTGGAATGTGCCCAGCGGCCAACGTATCATGCAGTGGCTGGAGACGCACCAGCCAACGCAGGAGCGCATCTGCATCACGCACAACGATTTTCGGTTCGACAACGTGGTGCTTGATGCCGACGACCCCACGCGTATTCTGGGTATTCTGGATTGGGAGCTGGCCACTCTCGGCGACCCCCTCATGGACCTGGGCAACCTGCTGGCCTACTGGGTTCAGGCCGACGACGATTTCCTGGCCCAGGCCACCCGCCGCCAGCCCACGCACCTGCCCGGCATGCTCACCCGCCAGGAAGTGGTGGCCTACTACTGCGAGAAAACCGGTTTTCAGCCCGAGAACTGGGCTTTTTATGAAGTGTATGGGCTGTTTCGGCTCTCGGCCATCGCCCAGCAGATTTACTACCGCTACCACCACAAGCAGACCCGCAATCCGGCATTTAAAAACTTCTGGATTTTCGTGCATTACCTGCACTGGCGCTGCCGGCGGGCGATGCGTGGGAGTAGATAG
- a CDS encoding SDR family oxidoreductase, translated as MTTTRHNILITGASSGLGEGMAREYARMGRNLALCARRTDRLDALKAELEAAHPTIKIFVRALDVNNHDQVFEVFRAFQADLGTIDRIIVNAGMGKGASLGTGYFHANLQTAQTNFVAALAQCEAALEIFRAQNAGHLVTISSVAAMRGMPRAQTTYAATKAGLSALTEGIRADLLNSPIKVSIMYPGYIRSEINAKVKSTPYMVDTETGCRALVKAIEREPVQAFVPGWPWALMARAMKWLPLRWVQKLL; from the coding sequence ATGACCACCACCCGCCACAACATCCTCATCACCGGGGCCAGCTCGGGCCTGGGCGAAGGCATGGCCCGCGAATACGCCCGCATGGGCCGCAACCTCGCCCTCTGCGCCCGCCGCACCGACCGCCTCGACGCCCTGAAAGCTGAGCTGGAAGCCGCACATCCGACCATAAAAATCTTCGTGCGTGCTCTCGATGTGAACAACCACGACCAGGTTTTTGAAGTCTTCCGCGCCTTCCAGGCCGACCTAGGCACCATCGACCGCATCATTGTGAATGCCGGCATGGGCAAGGGCGCCTCGCTGGGTACCGGCTACTTCCACGCCAACCTGCAAACGGCCCAGACCAACTTCGTGGCCGCGCTGGCGCAGTGCGAGGCGGCGCTGGAGATTTTTCGGGCCCAGAACGCGGGGCACTTGGTCACTATTTCGTCGGTGGCGGCCATGCGCGGCATGCCCCGCGCCCAGACGACTTACGCCGCTACCAAGGCCGGCCTCTCGGCCCTCACCGAGGGAATTCGGGCCGATTTGCTGAACTCGCCCATCAAGGTCAGCATTATGTACCCCGGCTATATCCGCTCCGAAATCAACGCCAAGGTGAAAAGCACACCCTACATGGTGGACACCGAAACCGGCTGCCGGGCCCTCGTGAAAGCCATTGAGCGCGAGCCGGTGCAGGCCTTTGTGCCCGGCTGGCCCTGGGCCCTGATGGCCCGCGCCATGAAATGGCTGCCGCTGCGTTGGGTGCAAAAGCTATTGTAA
- a CDS encoding ABC transporter ATP-binding protein codes for MDILTVTNLSLTENGFTALQPISFSQKLGQKLALAGESGAGKSTLLQLVAGLIQPTTGTVHANGSRVRGPQDVLVPGHPGVAYLSQKSDLPQFLRVEQVLRYANKRPEAEAQAVYELCRIAHLMLRRTDQLSGGEQQRVALARLLLGAPRLLLLDEPFSNLDRTHKRLLQSIIEELGTRLGITCLLVSHDAADVLGWADEILVLHRGRLVQQGTPRQLYRQPVDEATAALFGDYNLVRGAARRALLPGRRFKKDTALLVRPEQLQLRPVGSGGARGTVQAVRFLGSYSEVELTIADQLVRVRVAATTLQPRDETNITIMAEAGWSIPLTPPGAQVTI; via the coding sequence ATGGACATCCTTACCGTCACCAACCTCAGCCTCACCGAAAACGGCTTTACCGCGCTCCAGCCCATCAGCTTCAGCCAAAAGCTAGGGCAAAAGCTGGCGCTGGCCGGCGAAAGCGGAGCCGGCAAAAGCACGCTACTGCAACTGGTGGCCGGCCTTATTCAGCCCACTACTGGCACGGTGCACGCTAACGGCAGCCGGGTGCGCGGGCCGCAGGATGTACTGGTGCCCGGCCACCCCGGCGTAGCCTACCTCTCCCAAAAATCCGATTTGCCGCAATTTCTGCGCGTGGAGCAGGTGCTGCGCTATGCCAACAAGCGCCCCGAAGCTGAGGCGCAGGCCGTGTACGAGCTGTGCCGCATCGCCCACCTGATGCTACGCCGCACCGACCAGCTCTCCGGCGGCGAGCAGCAGCGGGTGGCGCTGGCACGGCTGCTGCTAGGTGCGCCGCGCCTGCTGCTGCTCGATGAGCCGTTCTCGAACCTCGACCGGACGCACAAGCGCCTTTTGCAGAGCATTATCGAGGAATTGGGCACGCGCCTGGGCATCACCTGCCTGCTGGTATCGCACGACGCGGCCGACGTGCTGGGATGGGCCGATGAGATTCTGGTGCTGCACCGGGGGCGACTGGTGCAGCAGGGCACCCCCCGGCAACTCTACCGCCAGCCGGTAGACGAGGCCACGGCGGCCCTGTTTGGCGACTACAACCTGGTGCGCGGCGCGGCCCGGCGGGCGCTGCTGCCGGGGCGGCGCTTCAAAAAAGATACGGCCCTGCTGGTGCGACCCGAGCAGCTACAGCTGCGGCCAGTGGGCAGCGGCGGGGCCCGGGGCACGGTGCAGGCCGTGCGGTTTTTGGGCAGCTACTCGGAAGTGGAATTAACTATTGCAGACCAGCTTGTGCGCGTACGCGTAGCCGCGACTACCCTCCAGCCACGCGATGAAACCAACATTACGATAATGGCGGAGGCGGGCTGGAGTATCCCGCTAACCCCGCCCGGCGCACAGGTCACAATTTGA
- a CDS encoding COG3415 family protein, whose translation MKAYSIDLRERVAAACAAPQARIYQVAAQFSVSISFVDKLLRRQRTSGSLAALPANGGPLPRLDPAGQDLLRACLVAQPDATLAELATALLAADGPALSRTSTWRAVERLGWGRKKKASTPPSVTPNASWPCAAYF comes from the coding sequence ATGAAAGCATATTCGATTGATTTGCGGGAACGGGTAGCGGCGGCATGTGCCGCACCGCAGGCCCGGATTTATCAGGTGGCGGCGCAATTTAGCGTCTCCATCTCCTTCGTGGACAAGCTTTTGCGTCGGCAGCGCACGAGCGGTTCGCTGGCGGCCCTGCCCGCGAACGGCGGTCCGCTGCCGCGCCTGGACCCGGCGGGCCAGGACCTGTTGCGGGCCTGTCTGGTGGCGCAGCCCGACGCGACCCTGGCCGAACTGGCCACGGCCCTGCTCGCCGCCGACGGTCCGGCCCTGAGCCGCACGAGTACGTGGCGGGCGGTGGAGCGCCTGGGCTGGGGGCGCAAAAAAAAAGCGTCCACGCCGCCGAGCGTGACACCGAACGCGTCGTGGCCATGCGCCGCTTATTTTTAG
- a CDS encoding IS630 family transposase, giving the protein MRRLFLEAIQEEDVRRFVFVDETSTNLTYCRRYGRAPAGQRLDQAVPLHGGPNVTLIAALTPDGLGALLSVNGAVNGDVFAAYLDQVLGPSLRPGDVVVLDNLSVHKVEGLDEIVKKYGARLRYLPPYSPDFNPIELAFSKLKTWLRTTKARTRDLLEEAIRTAAEWITEQDAKNWFDHCGYHVQ; this is encoded by the coding sequence ATGCGCCGCTTATTTTTAGAAGCCATTCAAGAAGAAGATGTGCGCCGTTTCGTGTTCGTGGACGAGACGAGCACCAACCTCACCTACTGCCGCCGTTACGGCCGGGCCCCAGCCGGCCAGCGCCTGGACCAGGCCGTGCCGTTGCACGGCGGCCCGAACGTGACGCTCATCGCCGCCCTGACCCCGGACGGGCTCGGCGCCTTGTTGAGCGTCAACGGGGCCGTTAATGGCGACGTGTTTGCCGCCTACCTCGACCAGGTGCTCGGCCCCAGCCTGCGGCCGGGCGACGTAGTAGTACTCGATAATCTGTCGGTACACAAGGTGGAAGGCTTGGACGAAATCGTGAAAAAGTACGGGGCTCGGCTGCGCTACCTGCCGCCTTATTCGCCGGACTTTAACCCCATTGAACTCGCTTTTAGCAAACTCAAGACCTGGTTGCGCACCACGAAGGCCCGAACCCGCGACTTGCTGGAGGAAGCCATCCGGACCGCCGCCGAGTGGATAACCGAACAGGATGCCAAGAACTGGTTTGACCATTGCGGATATCATGTACAGTGA